The Pieris brassicae chromosome 6, ilPieBrab1.1, whole genome shotgun sequence genome window below encodes:
- the LOC123711052 gene encoding uncharacterized protein LOC123711052 isoform X1 translates to MRIILFSFIFCSFDVIYSNYYEETKTQQATEEFEPVTMSVKNSLSKNINCDDFSLYALNCTTEAALVYDSSRMTPPIPSKLTDWCRAIKHLINCALDWKVECNVVSESHFNEDSIRGHIHVANNICDDELFQIRYMELSACIESSQDSWEVCYKSFKHTVEEQQNTTHEWTHYEVHFYLCCARARFRRCTLESLFEKATACSHLEAITLQKFSVIVSEGGVYQDCDRNMMYPNCPGGDPRPTHKLMSHLVTGNASLSNNNVWLLVFILYYLI, encoded by the exons ATGAGAATCATAttattcagttttattttttgttcattCGATGTGATTT ACTCAAACTACTATGAAGAGACGAAAACACAACAAGCTACTGAGGAATTTGAACCAGTTACAATGTCAGTCAAGAACTCTCTATCCAAGAACATAAATTGCGATGATTTTTCGTTATATGCACTTAATTGTACAACGGAAGCTGCGCTTGTGTATGATTCGAGTCGGATGACACCACCAATACCATCGAAGCTAACCGATTGGTGTAG AGCAATTAAGCACCTTATTAACTGCGCGTTAGATTGGAAAGTCGAATGTAATGTAGTGAGCGAAAGTCATTTCAATGAAGACAGCATACGGGGTCACATACACGTTGCCAACAACATCTGTGATGATGAGCTGTTTCAAATAC GATACATGGAGCTATCAGCCTGTATAGAAAGTTCGCAGGACTCTTGGGAGGTGTGTTATAAAAGCTTTAAGCACACTGTGGAGGAACAACAAAATACCACGCACGAATGGACACATTATGAAGTGCATTTTTACTTATGCTG CGCAAGGGCTAGATTTCGTAGGTGTACGCTCGAGTCGTTATTTGAAAAAGCAACAGCTTGCTCACATTTGGAAGCCATCACGTTGCAAAAGTTCTCCGTGATCGTTTCGGAAGGCGGAGTGTATCAG gaCTGCGACAGGAATATGATGTATCCTAATTGTCCAGGGGGAGATCCAAGGCCCACTCATAAATTAATGAGCCATCTGGTCACTGGCAATGCCAGTCTATCAAACAACAACGTGTGGttacttgtttttatattatattatttaatatga
- the LOC123711052 gene encoding uncharacterized protein LOC123711052 isoform X2 — translation MSVKNSLSKNINCDDFSLYALNCTTEAALVYDSSRMTPPIPSKLTDWCRAIKHLINCALDWKVECNVVSESHFNEDSIRGHIHVANNICDDELFQIRYMELSACIESSQDSWEVCYKSFKHTVEEQQNTTHEWTHYEVHFYLCCARARFRRCTLESLFEKATACSHLEAITLQKFSVIVSEGGVYQDCDRNMMYPNCPGGDPRPTHKLMSHLVTGNASLSNNNVWLLVFILYYLI, via the exons ATGTCAGTCAAGAACTCTCTATCCAAGAACATAAATTGCGATGATTTTTCGTTATATGCACTTAATTGTACAACGGAAGCTGCGCTTGTGTATGATTCGAGTCGGATGACACCACCAATACCATCGAAGCTAACCGATTGGTGTAG AGCAATTAAGCACCTTATTAACTGCGCGTTAGATTGGAAAGTCGAATGTAATGTAGTGAGCGAAAGTCATTTCAATGAAGACAGCATACGGGGTCACATACACGTTGCCAACAACATCTGTGATGATGAGCTGTTTCAAATAC GATACATGGAGCTATCAGCCTGTATAGAAAGTTCGCAGGACTCTTGGGAGGTGTGTTATAAAAGCTTTAAGCACACTGTGGAGGAACAACAAAATACCACGCACGAATGGACACATTATGAAGTGCATTTTTACTTATGCTG CGCAAGGGCTAGATTTCGTAGGTGTACGCTCGAGTCGTTATTTGAAAAAGCAACAGCTTGCTCACATTTGGAAGCCATCACGTTGCAAAAGTTCTCCGTGATCGTTTCGGAAGGCGGAGTGTATCAG gaCTGCGACAGGAATATGATGTATCCTAATTGTCCAGGGGGAGATCCAAGGCCCACTCATAAATTAATGAGCCATCTGGTCACTGGCAATGCCAGTCTATCAAACAACAACGTGTGGttacttgtttttatattatattatttaatatga